The window ATTTTAGTATTTCTCAGTATGACAGCTAATGCTGCTACTGAAGAGCAAGGAATTATTCAGACTTATGGAGAAGCAGAAATAACTGCTCAGCCTGATCTGGCAAAGATAAGTCTCTCCATTGAAACCCGTAGCCAATCGGCGAAAGAGGCAGTTGAGGAAAATGCTAAACTAGCTAATACCGTTTTAAAGGCTTTGATAGATTTTGGTCTTTCAGATGAAGACATAACAACCTCTTTCTATAGATTAAACAGTTACCGTGAATGGGGGAAGGTTGAATCTCAAAACGAACCGGAAAAGATTTATTATCAAGCAACCAATGAAATTCTAGTTCTGACCAATCAGCTGGATACAGTAGGCCAGATAATTGACCTGGCAGTAGAAGCAGGTATTAATAATATTCAATATATTAATTTCGAAATAAGAAATCCCCAACAATTAATGTTACAGGCATTAACCATGGCCACTGAACAGGCACAACGTAAGGCTGAGGCAATTGCCAAAGGTGCAGGAGTAATCATTAAACAATTATATAATATAAAAGAAGAAAGAACCTTCTATGCTCCCTTCCGTTTACAGGATACCATGTTGCAAACAGAAATGGCAAAAAGTGCTGCCCCAACACCAATAGCTCCTGATTCGGTTATCATAAGAGCAACAGTCATTGCGGAATTTTCTTTTTAAGGATATTAATCTTTTTGTAGCAAAGCAATATTTTCTATGTTTCCGGTTTGTGGAAACATATCAAGTGGCTGAACTTCCATCAATTGACAATGATGAGCAACAAATTGTTTAATATCTCTCGCTAAAGTGGCTGGATTACATGATACATATAATATTAATTCTGACGTAATGGGTAAAATTCTGGTAATGAATTCCTTCTCCAATCCAGCCCTTGGTGGATCTACTATTACCCGACTAAACTTTTTTTCTAAGGTTAGTAAAATCTTCTCGCAAAAACCAGTAATAAATTGACAGTTGGTCAAGCCATTTAGTATAGCATTTCTTCTGGCATTTTTTATTGACGAAAGATTGGAATCTACTCCTGTCACCAGGCAGGCATCCTGAGCTATATTCATAGAAAACATTCCTACACCGCAATAGGCATCCATTATATTCCCTGAATCTGATAAATTCAGATACTGGCAAACAATTTCAATTAGTCTTTCACTTTGCTCTGAATTAGTCTGAAAAAAATCATGAGGACCTATAGTAAATAAGCAATGACCAGCCTTCTGGGCAATCTCCTTCTTACCGAATAATAATCTTAATTTTCCCTGTTGTTGAACATAAATGGATTGAACTTTTTTGCTCAGTTCTTGCAATAATATTTTCTTAGGTAAGCAATTGATAAATTCAATCATAAC is drawn from Atribacterota bacterium and contains these coding sequences:
- a CDS encoding SIMPL domain-containing protein (The SIMPL domain is named for its presence in mouse protein SIMPL (signalling molecule that associates with mouse pelle-like kinase). Bacterial member BP26, from Brucella, was shown to assemble into a channel-like structure, while YggE from E. coli has been associated with resistance to oxidative stress.), with product MNIKNGFFSLFYLLLILVFLSMTANAATEEQGIIQTYGEAEITAQPDLAKISLSIETRSQSAKEAVEENAKLANTVLKALIDFGLSDEDITTSFYRLNSYREWGKVESQNEPEKIYYQATNEILVLTNQLDTVGQIIDLAVEAGINNIQYINFEIRNPQQLMLQALTMATEQAQRKAEAIAKGAGVIIKQLYNIKEERTFYAPFRLQDTMLQTEMAKSAAPTPIAPDSVIIRATVIAEFSF
- a CDS encoding methyltransferase — encoded protein: MPLLPGLNEVSLIIREMLPELEIKEKSSIVIRQSNQQNEVMIEFINCLPKKILLQELSKKVQSIYVQQQGKLRLLFGKKEIAQKAGHCLFTIGPHDFFQTNSEQSERLIEIVCQYLNLSDSGNIMDAYCGVGMFSMNIAQDACLVTGVDSNLSSIKNARRNAILNGLTNCQFITGFCEKILLTLEKKFSRVIVDPPRAGLEKEFITRILPITSELILYVSCNPATLARDIKQFVAHHCQLMEVQPLDMFPQTGNIENIALLQKD